CGGCCGGCCTGCTCTGGACGCTGCTGGCGCCGCACGCGTCGGCCGTACGGTCCGATGGGGTCGCCGTCTATGCCGGCTTCAACAACGAGGTCTTCATCGCCGCCGACGCGACGCTCGGCGCGATCGGCCTGGTGATCGGCATCGTGGCCGGTGTCGCCGGCTATGCGTGGCGCGGCAAGCGCGGGCCATGGATGGCGATCGGACTGGCCGTCGGTGCGGCCGCCGGCTCGCTGCTGGCCGCCTACCTCGGCCACCAGATCGGCCTGTCCAGCTTCAACCGGCTGGTCAACTCGGCGCCGGCCGGCGTGGAGTTCAGCGTGCCGGTGAACCTGCGCGCGACCGGCGTACTGCTGATCGAGCCGCTGGTCGCGGTGCTGGTGTATGTGGTGACCGCCGGCTGGTCCAAGTACGGCGACCTGCGCCGCGGCGACTTCGAGATCCCACCGGAGATCTGGCCCGGTGTCGATCCGGAGCCTAGTTCAGACTTAGCGGGGCCCGAAGCTCCGCCAGCGGGACCGGCACCGCCTTCAGCCGCCGGAGCATCGTCGCCTCCCGCTTGAGCAGCCGCAGCTCGCGGCGCAGCCGGGTGATCGTCGAGACCTCGGCGAGCAGCGCCTGCCGGTCGTCCTGCGGCAGCGGCGCGCTCGCGGCGACCAGATGCGAGAGCGTGGCCGGGTCGGTCGGCAGCTTCACTGTCGTCGCGCTCGCCGCCGAGGTCAGCTCGATGTGCATCGGTGGCGCGTCGGCATCC
The nucleotide sequence above comes from Fodinicola acaciae. Encoded proteins:
- a CDS encoding DUF2567 domain-containing protein — translated: MTSEQQAADPAPVDEPRPTVDANLADPYAHWQPPPLPISRAFAVGDLRGAVIMAAILTVLGGPAGLLWTLLAPHASAVRSDGVAVYAGFNNEVFIAADATLGAIGLVIGIVAGVAGYAWRGKRGPWMAIGLAVGAAAGSLLAAYLGHQIGLSSFNRLVNSAPAGVEFSVPVNLRATGVLLIEPLVAVLVYVVTAGWSKYGDLRRGDFEIPPEIWPGVDPEPSSDLAGPEAPPAGPAPPSAAGASSPPA